The window attaactttcaggtggaggtatccaaaattcagagagatgtcagtcttgatgtttttgctttttctgcccctgtaagatcctgaatcagcaccttcaggggaattagttagagcagagtgagaacagaggggaagggagattgggatggtgctttcaattttgtggaacaacaaaagaatattccacagaaagtagaattgcttgttctgaatttctaccctgcactgatagtgatgacttttgtaatctgtttttgcagagtatttgaaaatctgaagactgaagtttcaaaatcaacagatgaagggcttattcctgaaccattgactctcctgttcctcggatgctgcctgacctgctgtgcttttccagcgccacatttttcaattgactctccagtgtctgcagtcctcactttgatgtcaatgtctgacagtctctgaatccatcgggaccacaacgatttttgactgtgatttctgtgagagggatccacactttttggttcctgtttgaggatgttttcagcatcagtgggactggaccagagaccccactgttacagcgaactgtgtgtggagcctgaaacagttatatggcctgggaaggggacttcacggcagggaggggctctacacgtgtttgtgtgcagctgaagctgtggccatggagaaaccagagGAATCAGGCActgtggagaaaccgtggaagtgtggtgactgtgggaaaagctaccatttcccgtctgccctggagactcatcggcgcagtcacaccggggagaagccattcCTCTGCCCTGTCTGCGGAAAGGCCTTCAGACATTCCTCCAACCTGCAggcccaccagcggatccacacgggggagaggcccttccgctgtcccgagtgcgggaaggccttcggcacatcctcccacctgctgacccaccagcggatccacacgggagagaggccattcacctgctctcagtgcgggaagggcttcaggtatacctcccacctgctgatccaccagcgtatccacacgggggagaggcccttcagctgccccgagtgcgggaaggccttcagcacttcctgtaacctgctgacccaccagcggatccacacgggggagaggccgttcacctgctctcagtgcgggaagggcttcacctgctcctccaacCTGCGGAACCACCAGcatatccacacgggggagaggccctttagctgccccgagtgtgggaagggctttacccaggtctcctccctgctgacccaccagtgggtccacaccggggagaagcccgttacctgctctcagtgcgggaagggcttcaccagCTACTCCTCCCTGCTGGCCCACCaacggatccacacgggggagaggccgttcacctgctctcagtgcgggaaggccttcacctactcctcccacctgcggaagcaccagcgagttcacgtgccatcgcagggggattgaaggagtgacggCCGAGTGCCAATATCAATTGAACTGTGGACCTGTTTCTGGGGagtcccgggtttgaatcccgccacgacagatggcagaattggtattcggtcagaaatgtggagttcggAATCTGACGATGAGAccgtttcagggagggggtggtgcagGGGAGAAAACCCCCATctgatttccccccctcccttgttagggaagggaaccaccattgggggaaaggattcactcagtcgttccagctgcatcctttacccggtctggccgacacctgactccagacccacagcagtctggttgactctacaTTGACCCTTCCTGGCAAATGAGCAGGGAGACACTTACTTGGAGACGGGGTACGggttaaaattgctgagtgaggcaatacttcctccgggttacggatgtaccaaggatccaattacaaagggacaacttggtgctgGCCAATAGtgaagacagtgagggggggggggggtacaggggaggtgtggtgtgtgcaggcagtcaatacatgtaatagCTTGTAACTttgactttggaaacagaaccagtctgactcaagattgggatgcaggcagactctgacctcacacctttaatgcattgtctgagctgagatgtgagCTTTTGCTATCAAACCTTGTTATCTCGATTCTTGGATTCACATTGTAATGAGACCTGCAACCTATTTGAAAAggtggaagacttaacaatccaggtttgttgaatataccatttcagtggcaggacgctggaatgttttgctctaaattgtgtctcaggatcttatcctccacaaccacctgatgatgaggcagcactccaaaagttactgcttccaaagaagcctgttggactacaacgtggagttgtgtgattctagaatctggtctccagcatctgcagtccttgtttttacctcgttgattttaaccccactgcggatcctcttgcaaggatgcctgccttgaagacgttttcctcctctgtctacaagaatctcagggagtccctctcccactgcaactcctaggtcatttcctctgccctgaggctcttcaaccatgtcctgaaacagactcgctaccacagccccattcgcttcctcagtgcctgcctccgtaaccaactcatcccacacggactccggaccacctttaaaccagcagagttcagatccaaacaggacaaacagtacagactacagattcaaaaaacaCCAGGAacggttctccttcaggatcctccgctccacgcttgcagcaatgcgccgtcacctaacctttctacagtcagccctgcctcagctgagggccacactctctcagaattacaAAGGACCccctctgtactacatcctcaggagaattcatactctcaacaaacagtatttcaactccatcttaaacatcaaaaactgtaagtacaacaaacttttatccacccacctccataaccagcgctcctcaaacattccagaagattcccccggcctctgaaattgctcggacgccattagccatgcggctggtgcagctgccgcccccacgctgattgatgtcacttccgcccccatcatggctactcccacagccacttccgcccctcacaattcctcatgcatcacatgtgacatcatttctgcccctcacatcatcgctgatgtcacacgctcagtgacttccgccacctcTACTGCTGTGGTCAcccccacttccgcccccaccaacgccactcacctgcattctgctgacatgccccccacagatcccaccgTCACCATTCCTGGCctacagaaccctgaggggaacaccaccccagctcatgactccaccccccattcccccccaccatcacacccactccagttaccggctccgcccccactcccagctccacacccacaccagatcccagctcccagccatgctgcgttttcaccatccccccagacctccccctcactgaggacgaacgattagtcctcagcaaaggactcatcttcatccccctccgtccacgcatcaatgaatttaatacacgccgtgatgtcgaacacttcctccgcctccgagcttactttcacaatctggactcccgcccaccttccgaggaccccttcgcccacctccaacacactgcatccacctggacaccccgcgctggcctattacctgccctcgacctcttcatttccaactgccgccgggacattaaccgcctcaacctgtctaccccccctcccccactccaacctctcaccctcgcaacgcgcagccctccaatcccgacctcaccatcaagccagcggataaagggggcgcagtggttgtctggcgcactgacctctacgccgctgaagccaaactcgaagacaccttttcctactgccccctcgaccatgacccaacccccatcacctcccagaccatacagaacctcatcacctcaggagatctcccaaccacagcttccaacctcatagtccgggaaccccgcactgcctggttcaacctccttcccaagatccacaagcctggccaccctggccgacccattgtctcagcatgctcctgccccactgaactcatctctacctacctatacactgtcctatccccggagtccaggaactccccacatctgttcgagacaccacccacgccctccacctcctccaagacttccgtttccccggcccccaacgccttatcttcaccatggatatccaatccctctacacctccatccgcaatatccagggcctccaagccctccattttttcctctccagacgtccccaacagtacccttccaccgacacactcattcatttggctgaactggtcctcacccttaacaatttctccttcgaatcctcccacttcctccagaccaaaggggtagcccatgggcacacgtatgggccccagctatgtttgtctctttgttggctacgtagaacagttgatcttctgtaattacaccggcaccactccccacctcttcttccgctacattgatgactgcattggcaccacctcgtgctcccgcgaagaggttgagcaattcatcaacttcaccaacacattccaccatgACCTTAAAATTAACTggacatctctgacacctccctccccttcctcgacctctccatctccattaatgatgaccgacttgacaccgacattttctacaaacccaccgactcccacagctacctggattacacctcttcccacactacctcttgcaaaaatgccatcccgtattcccaattcctccgcctccgctggatctgctcccaggaggaccagttccaccagagaacacaccagatgcccccctcctttagagaccacaatttcccttcccacgtggttaaaggtgccctccaacgcatctcgtccacatcctgcactcctgccctcagaccccacccctccaaccgtaacaaggacagaacgcccctggtgctcaccttccaccctaccaaccttcgcataaaccaaatcgtctgccgacatttccgccacctccaaaaagaccccaccaccagggatatatttccctcccaccccttttCCGCCTTCCGTATCTACttggttaggtccacgcccccccacaactcaccctcccatcctggcaccttcccctgccaccgcaggaattgcaaaacctgcgcccacacctcttccctcacctccgtccaaggccccaaaggagccttccacatccatcaaagttttacctgcacatccaccaatatcattttattgtatccgttgctcccgatgtggtctcctctacattggggagactggaggcaTCCAaccagagtgctttagggaacatctccaggacacctgcaccaatcaaccacaccgtcctatggcccaacatttcaaccgctgctccctcaccaccagacgcctggaggaagaacgcctcatcttctgcctctgaACCATTCaacccaggacatcaatgtggacttcaacagtttcctcatttcctcttcccccacctcaccctcgtttcaaccttccagctcagcactgtccccctgacttgtcctttctattttcttttccacctatccactccaccctccgccttgacctatcaccttcatcccctcccccactcgcctattgtactctatgctactttctccactcccccaccctcctctcactagtctctccacgcttcaggctctctgcctttattcctgatgaagggcttttgcccgaaacgtcgatttcgaagctacttggatgctgcctgaactgctgtgctcttccaacaccactaatccagaatctggtttccagcatctgcagtcattgtttttacccaatagtaaagacagggtggggggggtgagggggaggggaggtgtggtgtgtgggggggggggtgaggaggaggggaggtgtggggttcaaaaagcaactgctttttctctgcctttttgctcCGGGGATCTGAAGCTGGAACAAAGTTGGtttgcaataaaggttacctgaacttaacaccgggctcagactctcattgaaagctttcagctccgagaggtttttgttttaaagctgctcatttctttcagcctcctgcactaagtttagaacatagaacaatccagCGCTGGGGAACTCAAAactaggggagggggggggcatttttatttaaatataaggagagagatttaaaagaaaccggCGGGGCAATATTTTGAAAGAGGGTgaattgcatgtggaatgaacttgctgaggatgtggtagatgcaggtagtgacaacattgaaacagcattcggatggatacatgagtagaaaggtttagagggatatgggccaaatgcaggcaagtgggactggtttagattggaatcctggtcaacatggacaaattggaccgaagtgtctgtttctgtgctgtatacctctattGAAACCAGTAGATttctgaaaggggcttgacaggatagatgcagataaAATGCTCCTTTGTGGGGAGGGTCATCGAATTCCGACAAGGTGGAagcgggccattcagcccatccattcCACTCTGgccctctgaacagtatcccacccatacccatccccctcccccgccatgggtgagtgggggaggagatgaaggtgatcggtcaaggaggagagggtggagtggagaggtggaaaaggagataggcaggtcggacaagtccggacaagtcaaggagacagttactgagctggaagtttgaaactaggatgaggtgggggaaggggaaatgaggaagctgttgaagtccacattgatgccctggggttgaagtgttccgaggcggaagatgagacgttcttcctccaggcgtctggtggtgagggagcggcggtgaaggaggcccaggacctccatgtcctcggcagagtgggagggggagttgaaatgttgggccacggggcggtttggttgattggtgcgggtgtctcggagatgttccccaaagcgctctgctaggaggcgcccagtctccccaatgtagcacaacatggttgaagagcttcagagcagaggaaatgacctgggagccTGTCAGAATTGggaacaggagtcggccatttggtCTTTTAAGCCTGCACCagcagtgcttgggagcctcctgtgaagcgcttctgtgatgtttcctccggcatttatagtggcctgtctctgccgcttccggttgtggCCCGTGACCCAGCAGCTGCCCCAGGAAGGCGGCGGTGCCCAGTGACGGGTGTCTGACCCCGGGGCgggggggatgggcggggccgggggtgGGATGGGCGGGGCCCGGGGGAGGGATGGGCGGGGCCCGGGGGAGGGATGGGCGGGTCCGGGggagggatgggcggggccggggtggggggatgggcggggcccaGGGGGCCtccccgtcaccaagtcacagccacctcgcgctccaactgttcattcacaaaaacaaactctcctgtctcacTCTGCAGCTGCGGGGGGCGGGGACACTGCCCCGTTTCGAGGAGCCCTGTCTACATTGGGAAAGCTCACGGCTCAATTTAAACAGATATTCCGACATCTAACGGAACGGCGTCATATCTGCATTTTTTTATGCTGGAATCCATTGCTTATTATTTTTTTTCTTAACCCCCCCCTCActacggtagtgcttatttttcccccagcacccatggtgtgtgtgtgtgtgcaaatgtaagacacaaagtgcacgaatctgcAAATAAAGAGGTTTAAATGGACAAGATTATATTTCAAAGGGATGTGAGCACATTCAAAGGGATATCTTCATATGTAAAATCACACAGTTATATCTAAATGAATCTACATTTCAAAGAGACGTTGCTCTATTTATAAGTAGAGACAATCGGTGTGaattctgtctgtgtcccaatgttgagtcagacTGACATTTTTCttagaaaagctctgcatttaaaCTACATTCTTGtgctccagtgaataaagtcccagcctctctccttataactcaaaccctccagtccttacaacatcctggtaaatctttattaAACCCTCTCTGATAGTATTCTTCCTATTACagggccaccagaactgtactcagtcctctgcaagtggcctcaccaacaccctgtacaacctcaacatgatgtcccatccCCGATACTCAATGGTGTGAACAATGAATGCTAtgctgctaaatgccttcttaactgccctggctacctgtgatgcaacttccaaagaaccatgtacctgaacaccaccccccccccccaccccatgtcTGTCTGTTCTATAACATGacccagggccctatcattatCTGGACAAGTGCTGCCCTTCCTtgttttagcaaaatgcaacccctTGCTTGTATTAATACCTCTCACACATatgctccatcacacacacacacacacgttcctcCTCCCCTCAatactctcacaggcttatacaccatcacactcacactttaccaagcatgtacacactctcacgcacaaactcacatgcacgcgcacacaattctttggggtgaatttgtattggcagaattatatttgcagatacattcaattttggtcaaaaagcacacaatgtccaggcagtcaatccatgtaatattttatgaattcctcctttggaaatagaaccagtctgattcaagattggggtacagacagactctgacctcacacctttaatgcatggtctgagctgagatgttatctttttcataaaaccttaagtcatctcaagaatgtgacttaaaagatgttctggcagttacacattaatgaaccaaaacctgcacccattctaagagatgaaaggcttaacagcaatctaggcttGTTCAATATATTCTATCAGTTGCATGATCTTTTGATATACGTTCTGtgtctgctccacagctacccgataaaggagcagcactcagaaagctagtgcttccaaataaacctgttgaacaataacctggtattgtgatttttttttaaactttatcaACCCAGTCTAATACCAACCCCTCCATATCATTTCGACTGAACACAGcccccacctcctggtgctgccagtaaacttgacaatgctgatgaaacaacGCAGTACCTGAAAGATGTACAATTTCTAATGATAcaagctactcattcactgctccatctgatacacgacattggaaactctgcaggaggctgaaagacaggagcagctttaaaacaaaaacctctcggagctcaaagctttcaatgagagtctgagcccggcggtaagttcaggtaaccttgaTTGTGACCcgactttgttacagcttcagattcccCCAGCAAAAAGGCATAGACAAAGTTGCAGCTTTTTAAACAGTTCAAGATCAaagcccacacacaccccactgtctttactattggtcagcaccaagttgtccctttgtaattggatccttggtacagccgtaatccggaggaagtattgcctcactcagcaattttaaccTATATCCTGTCTCCAAGTAAGTTTCTCCCCGCTCATTTGCCAGgaaggggcagtgtagagtcaaccagagtgctgtgggtctggagtcaggtgtaggccagaccgggtaaaggatgcagctggaacgactgagtgaatcctttcccccaatggcggttcccttccctaacaagggagagagggaaagagagccttcccacactcggggcagctgaagggcctctcccccgtgtggacccgctggtgggtctggaggttggagtaattgctgaaggccttcccgcactcggggcagctgaagggcctctcccctgagTGAACCCGTCGGTGCCTCAGAAGGTCGGAGGAATagttgaaggccttcccacactcagagcagctgaacggcctctcccccgtgtggattcgCCGGTGGGCCAACAGGGCAGAGAAAAAcatgaaggccttcccacaattgggacagctgaagggcctttcccccgTGTGGTCCcgctggtgggccagcaggtgggaggaatgtctgaaggccttcccacagacagggcaggggaatggcctctccccggtgtgactgcgccgatgggtctccagggcagacgggaaatgaaagcctttcccacagtcgccacacttccactgTTTCTCCATGGGgcgggattcctcaggtttctccatggccgaagcttcagctgcacataaacccttttccagcccctccctgccgtgaattcctcttcccaggccgtccaactgtttcaggctccacactcagtgggTCAGACTGACGGTGAAAACATACTCAgtcaggaaccaaaaagctttgatCCCTCTCACACAAATCACAGTCGAAAATCGTTGCGGTCCTGGTGgactgagtgactgtcagacattgatgtTGAAGTGAGGAccgcaaatgctggagagtcagtcgaaaaatgtggcactggaaaagcatgggatgtcagacagcatctgaggagcaggagggtcaatgCTTCTCATCTGTTGATTGAGAAACTTCCGCCATCAGATCTTCAAATACGCTGTAAAAATAGATTACAAAAGTCACCACTGTCAGTCCCAGGGTAGAAACTctaaacaagcaattctactttgtagaattttcttttcttttgttattccacaaaattgaaagcaccatcccactctgttctcactctgctctaactaattctcctggaagtgctgattcaggatcttacaagggcagaaaaagcaaaaacgtCAAGACGGACAtctcagaacaagagggcataggtttagggtgagaaagaaacaaaagagatctgaggggcaaccttttcacacagagggtaggacatgtatggaatgagctgcaggaggaagtggtggaggctggtacaattgcaagatttaaaagccatctggacgggtatatgaatgggaagggtttggagggatatgggccagatgctggcagatgggactagattgggttgggatatctggtcggcatggacgagttggaccgaagggtctctttccatgctgtatacctctCTGACTAGTTggacttaagggtctgtttctgtgctgtatgactc of the Chiloscyllium punctatum isolate Juve2018m chromosome 36, sChiPun1.3, whole genome shotgun sequence genome contains:
- the LOC140460770 gene encoding uncharacterized protein — its product is MEKPEESGTVEKPWKCGDCGKSYHFPSALETHRRSHTGEKPFLCPVCGKAFRHSSNLQAHQRIHTGERPFRCPECGKAFGTSSHLLTHQRIHTGERPFTCSQCGKGFRYTSHLLIHQRIHTGERPFSCPECGKAFSTSCNLLTHQRIHTGERPFTCSQCGKGFTCSSNLRNHQHIHTGERPFSCPECGKGFTQVSSLLTHQWVHTGEKPVTCSQCGKGFTSYSSLLAHQRIHTGERPFTCSQCGKAFTYSSHLRKHQRVHVPSQGD